The genomic segment TTAATTATCATCCGGACGAAGAGGTAGATGCCCAAGAAGTGAAAGAAATAGTCGAAAAAGCCGGGCGCAAATGTATTTTATTACCAGGTGATTTACGAGAGGAAAATTTTGCAAAAGAAGTAGTGAAAAAAGCTTTTAATGAACTTGGGGGCTTAGATATTTTAGTTCTTAACGCCGGCATGCAACAATATGAGCTGGATATTCAAAAATTATCTGCTACACAACTGCGAGATACTTTTGAAGTGAATGTGTTCTCGGTTGTTTTTGCCATTCAAGAAGCACTGAATTATTTAGGAGCAGGAGCAAGTATCATTCTAACTAGTTCTATTCAAGGAGTTAAGCCAAGTGCGCACCTGGTTGATTATGCGATGACAAAAAGTTGTTTGATTTCCATTACTAAAAGTCTAGCAGAGCAACTAGGCAAAAAAGGTATTCGCATCAATGCAGTTGCCCCAGGACCAATTTGGACTGCACTGCAAATTTCAGGAGGTCAGCCGCAAGAAAGCATACCTGAATTTGGCCAAGATCAGCCGCTACAACGAGCAGGTCAACCAGCAGAATTAGCGAGCGTATATGTACTACTGGCATCGAATGAAGCAAGTTATATTACTGGCCAAGTTTATGGAATTACAGGCGGGGCACCAATTAATTAACGAATAATAGGAAAGTGAGCTGGAAAAGTATGCCATGGACTAAAAATGATTACCCAGATTCATGGAAAAACTTAAAGAAAACAGAACGAGAAAAAGCGATTGAGATTGGGAACGCTTAGTTAAAAGAAGGATATCCTGAAGACCGAGCAATCCCAATCGCGACGTCCAAAGTGGAAGAATGGTATAAAAATCACCATGCTGCTTAGCCATGGTGATTTTATGTAGCTGTCAATTATGGTACTATACTAATAGACAACTTAACAGCTATAGGAGGCTGATTTTAACATGACAGAAGAATTTGTGAAAAAAGAAGATGCGCTAAAAAACTATAGTGCTAAAGAATTTCGGACACCAGATGGTTATACGAGCGACATGGTTTTAACAACTGTCAAAGAATTAAGTGGCGTTCCAACATTACATATTTTATTAATTAAACGTGCGACTAAAAACGCGGAAGGCAGACCCAATATTGAAGGCGGAAAATGGGCTGTTCCTGGAGGGTTTGTGGAAGAAAGCGAGTCGGCTGATCAAGCAGCTGAACGGGAACTACAGGAAGAAACTGGCTTGACGAATATCCCACTGACGGCTTTTGGTGTGTTTGATAAGCCTGGCAGAGATCCGCGGGGCTGGATTATTTCACGCAGCTTTTACGCAATCGTCCCAACAGAAGCGTTGGAAAAACGCGTAGCTGGTGATGATGCGGCGGATATTGGTCTTTTCCCGATGACCGAAGCGCTAGAACTCCCCCTTGCTTTTGATCATTTGGAGATATTGAAGAAAGCTTTTAATGCGATTACAGAAGAATTTTTATTAACGACCGCGATTCGTGATTTTTTACCAGAAACTTTTTCCGCAGAATTGCTTTATCAAACGTTAAATGGATGCACAAAACCAGGTGTATTACCTGATGAAGTCGAATTTATGGAAAATATCGACTATCTGCCGTATTTGGAAAAAACTGGCGAACTTTACAGGTTTAATGCAGATGCAGAAGCGGGGAGTATATATTTTTAAAATAGAAAAGGAGCAAAATCCCGGATGCGGATTTTGCTCCTTTTTCTATAAGAAATATTTCTCGCCGTATCGTAAGGCAAAGTCTTTGAATGCTTTGGAAGCTGGTGATATATAATGGTTTTTCAGACTTGCAAGGTAGATGAAACGATCATGTTTTGGTTCGTTAATTGATAAAACTTTGACGTTATAATGTGCTAAGGAAGATATTTTGGGCATAATCGAAATGCCGTAATCTACACTCACCAGACCAACCATCGCCGTATCTTCTTCCACATAACAGCCGATTTTAGGTTGAATATTTATTTCTTTAAAAAGCGAATCAATTAACGGTCTGAGTCCACTTGTATCAGAAAAGAAAATATATGAATATTCAGCAGTATCTTTTAAATCAATCGAGTCAAACTGGGCTAGTGGATGATTTTCAGCGACCACAATTACTAATTCTTGTTTAGTTAATGGCAAAAACTCAATATCTGGTTCATTTTCCACATAGGAGCAGATTGCTAGGTCGAATTTCTCGTTTTTTAAGTCAGGAATGATGGATTTAGTTGCTCCTTGATAAAAGGAAAAGGTGGTGTTTTTGTGATTTTCTGCTTTCGTGAAATTTTGGACGAGCTCTGGAACTGTATGGGCGCCCATTGTGTAAATAAAGCCTAAATCAATATTTCCGTGAGAGGGGCTAGTTAGTTCATGAAGCAGTTTTTCGCCTTTTTCCAGTTCAGCAAGCGATTTTTCTACGTAAGTTAAATAGAAACGTCCGTATTTTGTTAAACGGATATTACGGCCTTGTTTTTCAAATAAGTAAACGCCAAGTTCGCGTTCCAGTTCAGCGATAGAGTGGCTTAAGCTAGGTTGGGTAATGGAAAGTTCGGCTGCAGCAATCGTATAATGCTCTTTTTCGGCTAGTTTTTTAAAGTAATACAGTTGGCGCAAATTCATTAGTTAACCTCCTCGAAATGCCTTCATAACTCTATTGTATTCGATTGCATAGAAAAAATCTATGGATAAACAGAAAAATATACATTAGATTAATAATTAGTCCTGATTTATAATTAAATGGAAATGAGATTGTGCATTATTGAACGTGATAAATGTAACAATCGTTTGCCGAGATTATAGTCGCAGGAGGCTTATTATGACAGATTATCCGAGTATTTTTGAACCACTAACAGTAAAACGCATGACGATTAAAAACCGCGTGATTATGCCACCAATGGGTACAAACCTAGCTGGATTAAATGGTGAATTTTTAGAAGAACATATGGCTTATTATGAGCAAAGAGCAAAAGGCGGAACAGGACTTATTACAATTGAAAATGCTTGTGTCGATTTTCCATATGGCACAAACGGGACGACACAACTTCGAATTGATAACGACCAATACATCCCGGGTTTCTACAAATTAACCGAACGTCTTCATAAACATGGAACTTGTGTATCCATTCAAATCAACCATGCTGGAGCTTCGGCATATCCAGCACGTTTAAATGGATTGCAACCAGTTTCAGCATCCGATATCCCGTCGAAAACAGGTGGTACGATTCCTCGTCCGCTAACGGTAGAAGAAATTTATGAAATCGTGGATAAATACGGCGCTGCAGCTAGACGAGCACAACAGGCTGGTTTTGATGCAGTTGAAATCCATGGCGGACATTCTTACTTACTATGCCAATTTTTATCACCACTTTATAATAAACGGACAGATGAATTTGGCGGCTCAGCAGAAAACCGTGCTCGAATTGTCAAATTGATTTTAGAAAAAGTGCGCGCCGAAGTTGGTCCATTTTTCCCAATCGTGCTTCGTTTTAGTGCTGATGAGTTTGTTGATGGCGGAAATCATTTAGAAGACATACTAGAATTACTAGATTATTGCCAAGAAGAAGCAGATATTTTGAATGTTTCTGCAGCAATTAATGACAATTTATATTTACAAATCGACCAAATGAATTTAGAAGATGGCTGGAGAAGTTACTTAGCCAAAGCGGTCAAAGATAAATTCAATAAACCAACGATTACTTCAGGAAACATTCGCAGTCCAAAAGCAGCGGAAAAAATCTTGTCAGAAGGTTATGCAGATTTACTTGCAATGGGTCGTGGCTTAATTGCGGAACCTAATTGGGTAAATAAAGTTGCAGCTGGTCAAGAAGAAATGCTCCGAAAATGTATTTCTTGTAATATCGGTTGTGCGGATCACCGCATCGCAAAATCAAAACCAATTCGTTGTACCGTGAATCCGGATATTATCCACGAAGATAAATACAAAGAAACAAAAGTTACTCGTCCGACCAATATAGTTGTTATTGGCGGCGGAACAGCAGGGCTTGAAGCAGCTTGTACCGCGGCCGAAGTTGGTTGCAATACAACACTAATTGAAGCAAACGAACAAACTGGTGGCTTAGCACGTGCAATTGCGAATCTCCCAGATAAAAAGAGAATTGCCGACTTCCCTAATTATTTAGCGAATCGAGCAGCAAAACTAACCAATTTAAAAGTTATTACGGGCACTAAAGCTGATACTGCGCTTATTGATACATTTAATCCTGATGTGGTTGTTAACGCCACAGGATCCAAACCATTACTTCCACCAATTAAAGGTTTGTTAGACGTGATTGACAAAGAAGGCAGTAACGTTCATTCTATTTTTGGATTAATTTCTAATATAGATGCATTTACTGATTTTAGTAACAAGAAAGTCGCAGTTATCGGCGGTGGTGCAGTTGGTCTTGATGTAGTCGAGTACTTCTCAGAACGCGGCTCGGATGTTACAATTGTAGAAATGATGCCACTACTTGGGAAAGATTTAGATATGATAACGAGACTTTCGATGATGGATATTATTGAAAAAAACCATGTTGATGTCCAAACAGAAACAGCACTTACAGAGGTCGCAGCAGACCATTTCAAAGTGAAGCATGACGGAGTAGACGCAGAAATTCCGTTTGATTATGGTTTTGTATGTTTAGGAATGCGCCCAGAACGACCATTAATGGAAGAACTTGCGGCATATGGGCATGAAAAACAAATCGAAATCGTAAATATTGGCGATAGCGCAGCGACAAGAAAAATTTTGGAAGGCGTTCGCGAAGGTCGCAATATTTTAACTACATTAGAAAAAATTGGCTCTTTGTAATCCGAAATGGCAAGGCGAAATTCGTCTTGCCACATTCGCTCTTTATATAAGCTCACATTTTCACAAATAAACTTTATTTTGGAAAGGAACGATATTATTATGACAAACAAAATCACAGAACGAATTACAGGACACACAGAATTAATCGGGTTAATCGCTACACCAATCAGACACAGCTTATCACCAACGATGCACAATGAAGCTTTTGCAAAACTAGGACTAGATTATGTATATCTTGCTTTTGAAGTTGGCGACAAAGAATTAAAAGATGTAGTACAAGGTTTCCGCGCTATGAACTTACGCGGTTGGAATGTATCCATGCCAAACAAAACAAATATCCACAAATATTTAGACAAATTATCCCCAGCAGCGGAACTTGTTGGTGCGGTAAATACAGTTGTTAATGATGATGGCGTTTTAACTGGACATATCACTGACGGCACAGGCTACATGCGTGCGTTAAAAGAAGCAGGACACGACATTATTGGCAAGAAAATGACGATTTGTGGGGCTGGCGGTGCGGCAACAGCGATTTGTATCCAAGCAGCACTAGACGGCGTAAAAGAAATCTCTATTTTCAACAGAAAAGACGATTTTTATGCCAATGCCGAAAAAACCGTAGAAAAAATCAATTCTAAAACAGATTGTAAAGCACAATTATTTGATATTGAAGATGAAGAACGATTACGCAAAGAAATTTCCGAAAGTGTTATTTTCACAAATGCGACTGGTGTGGGAATGAAACCTTTTGAAGGAGAAACTCTACTACCAAGCGCGGATATGTTGCGCCCAGAACTAATCGTGTCAGATGTTGTTTACAAACCAACAAAAACTAGATTACTAGAAATTGCTGAAGAACAAGGTTGCCAAACATTAAACGGCTTAGGCATGATGCTTTGGCAAGGTGCGAAAGCTTTCGAAATCTGGACACACAAAGAAATGCCAGTGGATTACATTAAAGAAATCTTATTTTAAAAACTTGCACTCTGAGAAAGTTATCGTTAATCTTAAGACATAATATCGAATGAGGAGAATTTTAGATGAATAAAGTAGTCGTAAAAAATGTGATTTTTGGTGAAGGTGCACCGAAAATTTGTGTACCAATGGTTGGTAAGACGGTTGCCGCACTTAAAGAAGAAGCAGAAATGCTAAAAAAAATTGATTTGGATGTAGTAGAATGGCGTGTTGATTTCTTTGAAGGCGTGGAAGATTTAGCCAAAGTGGAAATAGCTTTAGATGAAATTCGTGCTATTTTGCCAGAAACACCAATTTTATTTACTTTCCGTAGCGCAAAAGAAGGCGGAGAATTGGCTGTTAGTGATGCTTTTTACTTCGAATTAAACGAAACGATTGCCGCGACTAAAAAAGTAGATTTAGTCGATGTTGAACTTTTCAATGAAGAAGCGGACGTGCTAAAACTAATTGAAACGGCTCATAAAAACGATGTCAAAGTGGTCATGTCTAACCATGATTTTGACAAAACACCGGCAAAAGAAGAAATTATTTCGCGATTAACTCGAATGGAAGCACTTGGAGCAGATCTTCCAAAAATCGCGGTTATGCCAAAGTCAGCAGCCGATGTACTGACGTTATTATCAGCTACGAATGAAGTATTTGAAAAAGCAAACCAACCAATCATTACCATGTCCATGGCAGGAACGGGTGTTATAAGCCGCCTTGCTGGGGAAGTATTTGGTTCGGCGATGACATTCGGAGCTGCTAAAAAAGCATCTGCGCCTGGTCAAATTGATGTCAATGAATTACGACATGTGCTTGATTTATTGCATAAACAATTTTAAAAATGTGAAAAACAGACATTCGCTTTCGTCTAGAAGTGAATGTCTGTTTTTTATTGTAGCTTTCAATTAAAATAGCTTTTTATAAATGAAAATAGCTCTTGAACGAGTTCATTCTCATTAGGTTTATCAAGTGCAGCAGCGATATCTTGATCTGTACTATCATTTTCTAAATCGACAATTTTAATATGATATTTTTCAGCAAGTGTACCATCATTCATGCCAGAATATAAGAACGCCAATCCTTCACCAACAGAAGTCATAGATAATCCTTCATCAAGATTTTGAACATAAGAATTAGCTTTCAAATTAAAACCATGTTTGGTGCACTCGCTGATGACATAATCCACAATGACAGGAGATTGTTTTCGTTCAAGCAAAATAACGGTTTCCTCTTTCAATTCAGCAAAATTTAATTTCTTCATGTGGCTGAATTTATGATTTGCTGGTAAGGCAATTTGAAGATGATTATTGATAAATGGTACTTTTTCAATGTCTTTACTCCCGTTAAAATAAGTGGATAAATTAAACACTAAATCATAGGCGCCATTAGAAAGCCCATCAGACAAGTTCATTGGCGTATCAGGTTTTAATGAAAACTGGACATATGGATGGCTTGCTTTAAACTCCTCGATTAATTCATACATTTTACTCAAATTGAAATTTGCTAAATAACCGATTTTTACTAATTGTCTCGATTCATCTGGCGTCTCTTGCTTATCAAACATATGAGTTAGCTGGTTTACGCGTTTTAAAATATCATTTACTTCGACTAAAAACTGTTCACCAGCGCTAGATAATTCGAGTGCATGTCGGTGCCGAATAAAAAGTTCGACACCAATTTCAGCTTCAAGCTCTTGTATTCTTCTACTGAGAGTGGGCTGAGAAATATACAATTTTTGAGCAGCTTTTGTAAAATTACCTTGCTCAGCTACGTCAACAAAATACTTTAAAGTAGATAACTTCATAATGACTCCAATCAAATAAAGAGACTTAATAGTAGTCTTAGTATAAAGTGAAGAAATTTGTTTGACAAGTTATTCTATTAATTATTGAGTGGCAGTTGAATATAAGAAGCGTAATCTCCGCCAGTATGGAGAACGTGCACCCCTTTGTTGTCAGGCGTGCAACCAGGTGTTCCTGGCATAACAGAGCCAAGTTCATCTTTGCTACTGATAACCACTCGTAATGTTTCCCCTGTTTTGTAAGCTAAACCAAGTGGGCTTAACACGATATCTAGTTCAACAATTTCTCCTTTAGCTAGTTTTTCCACTCTGTCAAAACTATAAGCAGGAATTTCTTCTGTTGTAAGCTTGCTATCAAGGTGACGCATCGAAGCACGAAGCCGTCCCCAAGCCCCTTTATAACGCAAGGCAGATGCGCCTTCCTGGGTGAAATCTTGCAGTGCAGCTCCGTGATTTGGAACAACAAACTCACTTAAGACATTACCAAATTTATCCAGTTTTTGCACCCAAACAAAAACATCCATATCGTCATAACTATCGACTTCCATAAATAGTTTTGCTTTTGGATAACCGACGAAATCAGTATCTTTATCAAAGGTCATTTGGAAAGAAGTACGTCCTGGCAAATTTTCTGGAGCATATTTTACCGGGAAATCTTCTGTTTCAGGAGTTATTTGTAAAGTACGGAATTTTCCGTTCATGAAATAACGTTTGTTTTTGGTAGCTAAAGGTGGGAAAGTTTCAGCTGGCAAGTCTGTTTGATTGCGACCTTGAAAATCAATTAGCGAATAGCGAACAGTAGGAGTTTCTTTCCAGTTATTCTCTTTTCCTAACAAGTAGTAATCAAAGAAGCGACGTAGTTCTTCGATATTATCTCGATCATAGTAATATGGCCATTCTTGACGGTCATGAATACGAAGCCATTTTTCCTTAGAAGCAAGGGAACGCCAAGAACGGAAAGTGCCCATTGTGTGTAAAGTGTTAGAATAACTAGCGACAACAAAAGCGGGAATAGTGATTTTACGAGGATCAGCTACTTTATCTTTCCAAACTGCAGCATCAGCTAAGGGGAAAGCTTCCATTTCTTTTGTTAAGTCTTCGCGCTTTGCATGTTTGGCACTGACATGATTAACTTGTAAGCGTTCGATGAAGTTTTTATCAGGGATACCACCAATAAAAGCGAGATCTCGATAACCATCAGCTAAACCTTCTGTTGGGTTAATACAAGTTAAATGTGGTGGTTGTTCAGCGGCTATATACCACTGTGAGAAGGCTAAATAAGATGTCCCGGTTAGCGCTGTTTTGCCATTACTCCAAGATTGAGTTGCCAGCCATTCAATTAAATCATAGCCATCTTCTGCTTCTTGGGAGCCAATCATAGTTGTGTCACCTTCACTATGAGCAATTCCGCGCATATCTGGGTTACAAACAGCATATCCATGAGCGCACCAATATGCTGGATCAGGTGCTTCGAATTTAGTAAGACCAGAATTCCAAGTGTTTCCCATTCCTAACATTTGGAATAGATTTTTGTAACGAGGAGCAGTTCCGGCGCTCTTACCATAAGGGCTCCAAGCTACTAAAACTGGAACCTTTTCTTCCGTGATTGGTAAATAAATATCCGTATAAATTGTTATTCCGTCACGCATTTGAACAGGGACATCTTTTAACATTTTAATCGCGCAATCGAGTGGTTTAAAACCTTCCGCAATTTGGGAACCTTTTTCCAGAATAATTTCTTTCGTTTCAAATGGGCTAAGTACACCATGTTCGATTCCGTTATCCACATATTCAAAAGATGGACTAAAAAGCATTTTTTCTGTCATTTTTGTAGTCATATATATTACCTCCGATTTAAAATTAGTAGTAAGTTGTTTACATTTTAATTATAGGTAGTCGGGCAACTGTTGTACAATCGCAATTTTGGATAGTTTAGTGCTAGGGAAACAAGATATACAAAAAATGAATAACAACTAAAAAGTCATTTTTTTGTTATAATAAGGAATCAGGAATTTTAAAGGAGACGGAACTTAGTGAAGAAGAAATTACTTTTTTTAGGCGATAGTGTCACAGATGCAGGAAGAGACTTTGCGGATGGTTATGATTTAGGTCAGGGATACGTAAAATATATTGCGGATAGCTTGAAAACAGAAGATGTGACGGTTTTAAATCGTGGTGTTAGTGCGAACAGGGTGGCGGATTTACATCGTCGTATTGATACCGATGCGATAGAACTCGCACCAGATGTCGTGACAATTTTAATTGGGATAAATGATACTTGGTTTAGTTTTAGCAGGTGGGAAGATACATCTGTTACTGCGTTTAAGGAAGTATATCGAGTGATTTTAACGCGAATTAAAGCGGAAACTAATGCAGAAATCGTATTAATGGAACCATTTGTTTTACCTTATCCAGAAGATAGAAAAGCTTGGCGCGGCGATCTAGATCCGAAAATTGGTGCGGTGCGTGAACTTGCAGCTGAATTTGGCGCAACACTTATTCCGCTCGATGGCCTAATGAATGCTTTAGCTGTCAAACACGGTCCAACTTATTTGGCAGAAGACGGCGTGCATCCTACTAAAGCGGGACACGAGGCAATAGCTTCCATTTGGCTAGAATTCACAAAATAAGTCTTTACAGAGAATTTTATCCATGCTATAGTTGATTCTATGCGATGAGCCTACAAGCAGTGACTTAAGTATCACTGCCCCATTTTCCGCGTTATAGCTTTGTGGAAGGCTGCGGAAGATGACGCTATGAAATACTCCTTATTAATTTAAGGGGTATTTTTTTATAAAAAAGCATAAGTTTGACTTTTTCTGACCTTTGTATTATAATTTTGTTAGTTACTTATTAAAAGTAACAAGATGATAGGAGGGATAGCATGAAATTGTTATTAAAAAATATAAATGAACTTGCTGCAAAACAAAAGAATGAAGGATTAACTGACTTTGAAAAAGAAAGACAAGCTGTCCTTCGTCAAGAATATTTACAAAAAATCAGAGGGACTGTACAAGACAACTTACATCATGTGACCATCATTGACCCACTTGGCGACGATGTAACCCCTAAAAAACTAAAAGAAATCCAAGCTGAATTAAGAGGCTGATTGAATAGTAAAACCACCTAAAATCCATATTTTTAGGTGGTTTATTTTATGCAACCGGGTACAGCAATAGCAATAAACCTTTATAGCTAGTAGACAATGTTTGGACAGTTCTATATAATAATAAGGAGAAGAAATCAGCACGGCGGAAGGAGATAGCAATGGCAGGCAAAATGAAACTTTTTTCTGTGACGAGTGAGAGACCACTTGCAACAAAAATTGCAGATTATCTAGATATACCTTTATGTGAGGTGGAGCTCCAGAAATTTAGTGATGGAGAAGTGAAGATTAATATTGAGGAGAGTATTCGCGGGACTAACGCGTATGTAGTTCAATCAATGAACTCAAATGTAAACGAACGCCTAATGGAGCTTTTAATTATGGTCGATGCTTTAAAACGAGCTTCAGTTCACTCAATCAATATAATCATGCCGTATTATGGCTATGCTCGTCAAGACAGAAAAGCACGCTCAAGAGAACCTATAACCGCCAAATTAATGGCAAACCTAATTCAACGCGCCGGTGCAGATCGTTTAATTACGGTAGATTTACATGCAGCGCAAATTCAAGGCTTTTTCAATATTCCAATTGATCACCTTTCAGCAGTTCCGCTAATTGGCGACTATTTAATTGAAAAATACGGAGATGAAGATGTCGTTGTTGTCGCACCAGACCATAGCGGTGTTGTTCGCGCCCGCAGAATTGCCGACAGATTAGACGCTCCAATCGCCATTTTAAACCGTAAACCAAGACCGCACGAAGACGAAATAATGAGTGTGATTGGTGATGTAAAAGGAAAAGTTGCCATTGTTGTCGATGATATTATTGATACCGGTGTTCGCGCAACAACTTCAGCCGATGTCCTGCTAGAAAAAGGCGCTGTAGAAGTCATTGCCTGCGCAACCCATTCGGTTATGGCCGGAAGCGCAACTGAACGCTTACAAAACTCAAAAATCAAAGAAGTTATCACCT from the Listeria seeligeri serovar 1/2b str. SLCC3954 genome contains:
- a CDS encoding CocE/NonD family hydrolase; its protein translation is MTTKMTEKMLFSPSFEYVDNGIEHGVLSPFETKEIILEKGSQIAEGFKPLDCAIKMLKDVPVQMRDGITIYTDIYLPITEEKVPVLVAWSPYGKSAGTAPRYKNLFQMLGMGNTWNSGLTKFEAPDPAYWCAHGYAVCNPDMRGIAHSEGDTTMIGSQEAEDGYDLIEWLATQSWSNGKTALTGTSYLAFSQWYIAAEQPPHLTCINPTEGLADGYRDLAFIGGIPDKNFIERLQVNHVSAKHAKREDLTKEMEAFPLADAAVWKDKVADPRKITIPAFVVASYSNTLHTMGTFRSWRSLASKEKWLRIHDRQEWPYYYDRDNIEELRRFFDYYLLGKENNWKETPTVRYSLIDFQGRNQTDLPAETFPPLATKNKRYFMNGKFRTLQITPETEDFPVKYAPENLPGRTSFQMTFDKDTDFVGYPKAKLFMEVDSYDDMDVFVWVQKLDKFGNVLSEFVVPNHGAALQDFTQEGASALRYKGAWGRLRASMRHLDSKLTTEEIPAYSFDRVEKLAKGEIVELDIVLSPLGLAYKTGETLRVVISSKDELGSVMPGTPGCTPDNKGVHVLHTGGDYASYIQLPLNN
- a CDS encoding LysR family transcriptional regulator, producing the protein MNLRQLYYFKKLAEKEHYTIAAAELSITQPSLSHSIAELERELGVYLFEKQGRNIRLTKYGRFYLTYVEKSLAELEKGEKLLHELTSPSHGNIDLGFIYTMGAHTVPELVQNFTKAENHKNTTFSFYQGATKSIIPDLKNEKFDLAICSYVENEPDIEFLPLTKQELVIVVAENHPLAQFDSIDLKDTAEYSYIFFSDTSGLRPLIDSLFKEINIQPKIGCYVEEDTAMVGLVSVDYGISIMPKISSLAHYNVKVLSINEPKHDRFIYLASLKNHYISPASKAFKDFALRYGEKYFL
- the aroD gene encoding type I 3-dehydroquinate dehydratase, which translates into the protein MNKVVVKNVIFGEGAPKICVPMVGKTVAALKEEAEMLKKIDLDVVEWRVDFFEGVEDLAKVEIALDEIRAILPETPILFTFRSAKEGGELAVSDAFYFELNETIAATKKVDLVDVELFNEEADVLKLIETAHKNDVKVVMSNHDFDKTPAKEEIISRLTRMEALGADLPKIAVMPKSAADVLTLLSATNEVFEKANQPIITMSMAGTGVISRLAGEVFGSAMTFGAAKKASAPGQIDVNELRHVLDLLHKQF
- a CDS encoding ribose-phosphate diphosphokinase, whose protein sequence is MAGKMKLFSVTSERPLATKIADYLDIPLCEVELQKFSDGEVKINIEESIRGTNAYVVQSMNSNVNERLMELLIMVDALKRASVHSINIIMPYYGYARQDRKARSREPITAKLMANLIQRAGADRLITVDLHAAQIQGFFNIPIDHLSAVPLIGDYLIEKYGDEDVVVVAPDHSGVVRARRIADRLDAPIAILNRKPRPHEDEIMSVIGDVKGKVAIVVDDIIDTGVRATTSADVLLEKGAVEVIACATHSVMAGSATERLQNSKIKEVITSDSIDLPEDKQFDKLTTISIGRILGRAIEGVQENRSLHPLF
- a CDS encoding SGNH/GDSL hydrolase family protein, translating into MKKKLLFLGDSVTDAGRDFADGYDLGQGYVKYIADSLKTEDVTVLNRGVSANRVADLHRRIDTDAIELAPDVVTILIGINDTWFSFSRWEDTSVTAFKEVYRVILTRIKAETNAEIVLMEPFVLPYPEDRKAWRGDLDPKIGAVRELAAEFGATLIPLDGLMNALAVKHGPTYLAEDGVHPTKAGHEAIASIWLEFTK
- a CDS encoding LysR family transcriptional regulator, encoding MKLSTLKYFVDVAEQGNFTKAAQKLYISQPTLSRRIQELEAEIGVELFIRHRHALELSSAGEQFLVEVNDILKRVNQLTHMFDKQETPDESRQLVKIGYLANFNLSKMYELIEEFKASHPYVQFSLKPDTPMNLSDGLSNGAYDLVFNLSTYFNGSKDIEKVPFINNHLQIALPANHKFSHMKKLNFAELKEETVILLERKQSPVIVDYVISECTKHGFNLKANSYVQNLDEGLSMTSVGEGLAFLYSGMNDGTLAEKYHIKIVDLENDSTDQDIAAALDKPNENELVQELFSFIKSYFN
- a CDS encoding NUDIX domain-containing protein, whose product is MTEEFVKKEDALKNYSAKEFRTPDGYTSDMVLTTVKELSGVPTLHILLIKRATKNAEGRPNIEGGKWAVPGGFVEESESADQAAERELQEETGLTNIPLTAFGVFDKPGRDPRGWIISRSFYAIVPTEALEKRVAGDDAADIGLFPMTEALELPLAFDHLEILKKAFNAITEEFLLTTAIRDFLPETFSAELLYQTLNGCTKPGVLPDEVEFMENIDYLPYLEKTGELYRFNADAEAGSIYF
- a CDS encoding shikimate dehydrogenase — encoded protein: MTNKITERITGHTELIGLIATPIRHSLSPTMHNEAFAKLGLDYVYLAFEVGDKELKDVVQGFRAMNLRGWNVSMPNKTNIHKYLDKLSPAAELVGAVNTVVNDDGVLTGHITDGTGYMRALKEAGHDIIGKKMTICGAGGAATAICIQAALDGVKEISIFNRKDDFYANAEKTVEKINSKTDCKAQLFDIEDEERLRKEISESVIFTNATGVGMKPFEGETLLPSADMLRPELIVSDVVYKPTKTRLLEIAEEQGCQTLNGLGMMLWQGAKAFEIWTHKEMPVDYIKEILF
- a CDS encoding DUF896 domain-containing protein; translation: MKLLLKNINELAAKQKNEGLTDFEKERQAVLRQEYLQKIRGTVQDNLHHVTIIDPLGDDVTPKKLKEIQAELRG
- a CDS encoding NAD(P)/FAD-dependent oxidoreductase → MTDYPSIFEPLTVKRMTIKNRVIMPPMGTNLAGLNGEFLEEHMAYYEQRAKGGTGLITIENACVDFPYGTNGTTQLRIDNDQYIPGFYKLTERLHKHGTCVSIQINHAGASAYPARLNGLQPVSASDIPSKTGGTIPRPLTVEEIYEIVDKYGAAARRAQQAGFDAVEIHGGHSYLLCQFLSPLYNKRTDEFGGSAENRARIVKLILEKVRAEVGPFFPIVLRFSADEFVDGGNHLEDILELLDYCQEEADILNVSAAINDNLYLQIDQMNLEDGWRSYLAKAVKDKFNKPTITSGNIRSPKAAEKILSEGYADLLAMGRGLIAEPNWVNKVAAGQEEMLRKCISCNIGCADHRIAKSKPIRCTVNPDIIHEDKYKETKVTRPTNIVVIGGGTAGLEAACTAAEVGCNTTLIEANEQTGGLARAIANLPDKKRIADFPNYLANRAAKLTNLKVITGTKADTALIDTFNPDVVVNATGSKPLLPPIKGLLDVIDKEGSNVHSIFGLISNIDAFTDFSNKKVAVIGGGAVGLDVVEYFSERGSDVTIVEMMPLLGKDLDMITRLSMMDIIEKNHVDVQTETALTEVAADHFKVKHDGVDAEIPFDYGFVCLGMRPERPLMEELAAYGHEKQIEIVNIGDSAATRKILEGVREGRNILTTLEKIGSL
- a CDS encoding SDR family oxidoreductase, whose protein sequence is MMKNENPLNQYYAGEFEKQLQPYPGLQSKMNPVPDTGENTYQGANKLVGKKAFVTGGDSGIGRAAVIAYAREGADVAINYHPDEEVDAQEVKEIVEKAGRKCILLPGDLREENFAKEVVKKAFNELGGLDILVLNAGMQQYELDIQKLSATQLRDTFEVNVFSVVFAIQEALNYLGAGASIILTSSIQGVKPSAHLVDYAMTKSCLISITKSLAEQLGKKGIRINAVAPGPIWTALQISGGQPQESIPEFGQDQPLQRAGQPAELASVYVLLASNEASYITGQVYGITGGAPIN